TTGACCCGACGTTGAGACTGTGCGGTAGATTTCAAGAGTAACCACACATTAGCGATCGCACTCCCCAATTTCCGGAGGATCGGTCCTTGTTCGATTGTAGCAACACGACCAATTTCAGGAAGCCCAGAGGGTCGGTCGGTATGAAATTACGCCTGCAATTCGACGATTTCGATACGATGTTCGAAGGGATCACGGAACGAAAACCGTTCTCGGCCTGGAATCGGCGTTTCATCCGTGATCTCGACACCATTTTCTTCGAGATGCGCTCGTGTCGCATCGAGGTTGCTGACTTCGAATGCGGGATGACGTTTTGACCGTCTTGAATCGTTCTTTTCGATACCGAGATGGAGTTCGATACTGTTCGCTCGGAACCACAGTCCACCGTTGGAGCGGAGTGCTTCTGGCTTGGAAATCTCCTCAAAACCGAGTAGCGTTTCATAAAACTCGCGTGCCTCCGGTTCAGTCCCCACTGGAATGCACAACTGCACGTGGTCGATCTGTTTCCAGTCAATCATTGTTCGCAGTCCTACTACTGGATGGGTATAGTTTTTAACCCGCTACAATTCTCGAATCTATTCGAGAAATCACCATGGATCCGAACGTGCTCTCACTCCTCGATGAGCTTCGAATTCTCGGACAGAACGGGCTTCGGTACGCCGACAATCACTATGACGAACAGCGGTACAGACGACTTTTGGAACTCGTTGCGGAGTACTACGGTGAGACGCTCGCGCTGCCTCCCGAGGAGGTACACGAACAGCTCGCGGCGGAAATCGGTCACGTTACACCAAAAGTGGGAGTCGGAGCTGCTCTCTTCGATGACGACGGAAAGATATTACTCATGAAACGACCCGATCGGGGCGAATGGAATGTGCCCGGTGGCTTCGTTGATCCCGGAGAGGGCCCCCAGCAGGCTGTTCGTCGTGAAACACGGGAAGAGACCGGACTCGCTGTCCGAATCAATGAATTGGTTGGTGTATATCACCTACCAGCGACCGAACAGTACGTCAACGAAGTCGTTGGCATTGCCTATCTGTGTGAACGCACTGGCGGCGAACTTCAGGGATCTGTAGAGAGTACTGCGCTCCAGTATTGGCATATCGAGAATGTTCCCGAGTGGCATCGAGACGCCCACGCTCTCGCAGCCAATGCACACGA
The nucleotide sequence above comes from Halocatena marina. Encoded proteins:
- a CDS encoding VOC family protein — its product is MIDWKQIDHVQLCIPVGTEPEAREFYETLLGFEEISKPEALRSNGGLWFRANSIELHLGIEKNDSRRSKRHPAFEVSNLDATRAHLEENGVEITDETPIPGRERFSFRDPFEHRIEIVELQA
- a CDS encoding NUDIX hydrolase N-terminal domain-containing protein, translated to MDPNVLSLLDELRILGQNGLRYADNHYDEQRYRRLLELVAEYYGETLALPPEEVHEQLAAEIGHVTPKVGVGAALFDDDGKILLMKRPDRGEWNVPGGFVDPGEGPQQAVRRETREETGLAVRINELVGVYHLPATEQYVNEVVGIAYLCERTGGELQGSVESTALQYWHIENVPEWHRDAHALAANAHDVWHRKHATSP